Sequence from the Streptomyces peucetius genome:
TTTACCGATCTCCGGTGCCAGTGGTACGTCGGCCGAGGAGAAGCGCAAGACCGACCATGGCGATGCCCAGCACGAAGTGAAGCCAGTCGTCGGCAGTGTTGAGGGGCACGAAGTTGGCGTCACTGTCCTGGCTGACGGCCATGCCGTATATCCACAACGCTAGGTAGATGGCCCCGCCGACGAGCAGATAGCTATACGCAGCGGAAGCGGTACGGGCCAGTGCCAGACCTGCAACCCCGAAAGCCAGGTGGACCAGATTGTGCAGGATGGAAATCTGGAAGATCCCGAACAGCTTGGCACCCGACTCGTGCGAGGCGAATTCCATCGCGCTGTAACTCGTGGTGACACCGGGGATGAAGCCCAGTATGCCCACCAACAGGAATACGGCCCCCACCAGCATAGCGGCCTGCTGCACAGGGGCACGGGCGGTCACGCGGCGTGTATGTGTGGTCATGGTTTGTCGCTCCTCACTGTCTAACGGATGACGAGCATGAAGAAAGCAGGCACTGCGCACGAGTACCACGCCTGGTGCAGAAACCACCTGGACGAGCAACGGCATCGGCGCGCGGCAACAGGTCGATGCCAGAAGAAATCTGTCGGCTTTCCACCGATCGAGCTGCTCGACTTGTTGAAGCCACAAACAAAAAGTGGCCGCCGATTCGTTGGAGTGCGGGTGTTGGTCAAGAAAATGGGCACCCGCCAGCGCGAGGACCGCAGGAAACCCACCCACTACCGACCTATGAGCGGGAGAACACATGAGCGTCAAGAAAATGCACGAGATGGGCATCCGCAGCGAGCACGCCTACATGGCCGCCTTCACTTCCATCGGCCTGACCGTTGCGGCCTGGATGACCAGCCTCAAAGCCGAACCCGGCACTGGGCTCGCCCGCGCCGACCGGTGGGGCATCTTCGTGGGCGAGTGGGCTCCCACGTTCTTCGGCCTCGGCCTCGCCCTGTCCCACTACGAACAGCACGACGGCACCCTCACGGCCAGCGTCCATGAACTCCGGGAGCGCAAGGCGGCTAGCTGAAAAAGGGCTGCAGCAGCCGGAAGCCTCCCCAGTGGTGCCTGCCCGGGCGGGCACCACCGCCATACCATCAGCCCCATTGGGAGATCACGAACGCCTACAGCACCCCGAGGGCCTGGGGCGGAAGTAGGGTGACGGCATGAGCGCGCTACCGATCCGCCCACGCTGTGGGCAGGACTAGATCCATCGGTATCGTTTCACGAGCAATGGAGCGGCGTTCTCCTTGTGCACCGAATGCGACTCCTTGTGATGGCCGCAGGCGGAGACAGCGACGGACATCCCCAATGCATTGTTCCTCGATGATGTCGTGGCAGCCAGACTTGGGGAAGTGGGGAAGAAGGCAACCCGTGGACCGCCCGCGTGTGGGCCGATGTGATTGAACCTCTGCCAGACGCGGGCTGACATCCGCAGCTGACATCAACGACAGCGAACAGCAGCAGCGTGCCGCAGCTTTGGTCGGAGCTACAGCCGCGCTGGGAGGTGTCCCGGGGCCTGCCGGGACGAATTCCTAATGCGGTGCTCACGCACGAGCGCCCTCCCGGGCCGTGCTCGGGCCGTGGAAGGGCGCTCAATGGTGACCAACGTCGACAGGTACCGACAGCTCGGCAGCAGGTCAGGACGTCGACCGATTAGGCGGCCGCAGGTCACGGCCGCCGGTGATCAATTGTGGCTGTGCAGCACGTCGTTGAGTCCGCCCCACACCGCGTTGTTCGGACGGGCCTCGACGGTGCCGGTGACCGAGTTGCGGCGGAAGAGGATGTTGCTCGCGCCGGACAGCTCACGGGCCTTGACGATCTGCCCGTCGGGCATCGTGACGCGGGTGCCCGCCGTGACGTACAGGCCCGCCTCGACGACGCACTCGTTGCCGAGCGCGATGCCGACGCCCGCCTCGGCACCGATCAGGCAGCGCTCGCCGATGGCGATGATCACGTTGCCGCCGCCGGACAGCGTGCCCATGGTCGAGGCGCCGCCGCCGATGTCGGAGCCGTCACCGATGACGACACCTGCGGAGATGCGGCCCTCGACCATCGACGTGCCGAGGGTGCCGGCGTTGAAGTTGACGAAGCCCTCGTGCATGACGGTGGTGCCCTCGGCGAGGTGCGCGCCGAGCCGCACCCGGTCGGCGTCGGCGATGCGCACGCCCTTCGGCGCGACGTAGTCCGTCATCCGCGGGAACTTGTCGATCGACGTGACCTGGAGGTGCAGGCCCTCGGCGCGGGCGTTCAGCCGCACCGTCTCGACCTGGTCCACGGCGACGGGGCCGAGGCTGGTCCACGCCACGTTGGCGAGGAGCCCGAAGACGCCCTCCAGGCTCTGCCCGTGCGGCTTCACGAGCCGGTGGGAGAGCAGGTGCAGACGCAGGTAGGCGTCGTGGGCGTCCAGCGGCTTGTCGTCGAGCGAGGCGATCACGGTGCGCACGGCGACGACCTCGACACCGCGGCGCGCGTCGGGTCCGACGGCCTTCGCGGCGGCCGCGCCGAGGAGCTCGACGGCCCGCTCCGCGGTCAGCCGCTCGGTGCCGGCGGGACCGGGCTCGGCGGCGAGCTCGGGCGCGGGGAACCAGGTGTCGAGAACAACGCCGTCGTCGGTGACGGTGGCGAGTCCGGCGGCGACGGCGCCGGTGGTACGGGGTGCGGAAGACGTGTCGGTCATGACAGGAAACCTAACCGGCGAGGCGGCACCCGGGCCAACCGGTCTCAGGTGCCGGGCGCTACGGTGTGCCGTCCGAACAGCAGAAACACTCGGGGGGCGAACGATGACCCACGGAAACACACCGCCGTACGCAGGACCGCCCGGGCCGTATCCGGGCCCGCCGCCCGGCTGGGGCGGCTGGATCCCGCCGAGACCCGGCGTCATACCGCTCGCACCGCTCGGCTTCGGCGACATCCTGGGCGGGGCCTTCTCGACGATCGGCCGCCACTGGAAGCAGTTGCTGGCCATGGCGCTGGCCGCGTACGGCATGGCGCTCGTGGTCGTCGGCGCGGTCATCGGTGTCGCGTACCTGGCGCTTTCCGACCGGCTCGACCGGATGCTCGACTCCGATACCGCACCCGGCTGGGACGACGTCTGGCCGCTCGTCGTCGGTTTCGGCGCGGTGTACCTCATCGGCATGTTCGTGATGCTGGTCGCCAACGCCCTGATCTACGCGAGCTGCCCGGCCGTCCTCCAGGACGCCGTCCTCGGCCGCCCGTCCACATTCGGCGTGATCTGGCGCCGCAGCGTGCGGCGTGTGTGGTCGGTGCTCGGCACCGTCCTTCTCACGGCCCTGATCGTGGCGGTCCCTGTCGCCCTGACGGCAGTGGCCTTCTTCTCGGTGTTCCTCTCGCTCATGGTGTTCAGCCTGGGCGAGGACGGCGGCGGCTACGGCTGGCTGTCCCTGATCGGCGTCCTCGGCATGCTGGCCACCGCCCCGCTGGCCGTCTGGCTCTGGGTGAAGTTCAGCCTCGCCCCGGCCGCGGCCGTCTTCGAGGGGCAGGGCACGATCGCGGCGATGACCCGTTCCTCACGGCTGGTGCAGGGTGCCTGGTGGCGGATCTTCGGCATCTCCCTGCTGGCCACGCTCATGGCGGGGGTGGCCGGCTTCATCATCCAGATGCCGTTCTCGTTCGCCAACGTGTTCGCGCCGGGTCTCACACAGGACCTGTCCAGCAGCGGGGCCGCCGTCACGGCCGTGATCGTCATCATGGTGTTCAGCCTGCTCAGCTCACTGATCGGCCGTATCCTCACGGCCGCGTTCCCGCAGCTGGTGGTGAGCCTTCTCTACGTCGACCAGCGCATCCGCAGGGAGAACCTGGCCCCTGCCCTCGCGCAGGCGGCCTCCGAGCCGCCTGCCGCCGGGTGAGGGACCGCGTTGCGACGCAGCCGGGAGACAGGGCGTTAGTCGAGCAGCGTCTTCTTCGGGCGCAGCACACAGAACTCGTTCCCCTCGGGGTCGGCGAGGACGACCCAGGTGGCGTCCTCGTCCTGCCCGACGTCCACGCGGCGCGCGCCGAGCCCGACGATCCTCGCCACCTCGGCGTCCCGGTCGTCGGGGCTCAGGTCGAGGTGCAGGCGGTTCTTGACCTTCTTGTCCTCGGGCACGGTGAGGAACACGATGCCCGGCAGCGCGCTCGCGTCGGCCCCGATGATGATCTCTTCGGGGTCCTCGTAGACGATCTGCCAGTCCAGGACCTCTGCCCAGAACCGGGCGAGCTTCGGGGCGTCGTGACAGTCGATCGCGATCTGGTACAGAGAAACGGCCATGCCGGCCAGTTTGCCCTGGCAGGCACGGCCGTCTCATGCGTTTCGGACATCGTTTCCGATGGCCGAAACGCAAGGGCTCAGACGTTGAAGCCGAGCGCGCGCAGCTGCTCCCGGCCGTCGTCCGTGATCTTGTCCGGGCCCCACGGCGGCATCCAGACCCAGTTGATCTTCAGCTCGTTGACGATGCCGTCGGTCGCGGACTTCGCCTGGTCCTCGATCACGTCGGTCAGCGGACAGGCCGCGGACGTCAGCGTCATGTCCAGCGTCGCGACGTTGGAGTCGTCGATGTGGATGCCGTAGATGAGGCCGAGGTTGACGACGTCGATGCCCAGCTCGGGGTCCACGACGTCGTACAGCGCCTCGCGGACCTCTTCCTCGGACGCCGGCTTGACGGCAACTGTCTCGTTCTCGCTCATGCGGTCTTCCTCTCCGCGACGTCACCCATCACCTGGGCCGTCGCGTCCTTCCACGCCATCCAGCTGAGCAGCGCGCACTTCACACGGGCGGGGTACTTGGAGACACCGGCGAACGCGACCGCGTCCTCCAGCACCTCCTCCATCGCGTCGTCCGGCTCGATCTGGCCCTTGGACTGCATCAGCTCCAGGAACGTGCCCTGGATCTTCTGCGCGTCCGCGAGCTCCTTGCCGACCAGTAGTTCGTTCAGCACGGAGGCGCTGGCCTGGCTGATGGAGCAGCCCTGGCCCTCGTAGGACACGTCCTCGATGCGCGATCCGTCGTACTTCACCCGGAGCGTGATCTCGTCGCCGCACGTCGGATTGACGTGGTGCACCTCGGCGTCGCCGTCCCGCAAGCCCCGACCGTGCGGATGCTTGTAGTGGTCCAGGATGACGTCCTGGTACATCGAATCCAGCTTCACATCGTCCCCTAGCCGAAGAAGTTCCGGACGTGCTCCAGGCCGTCGACCAGAGCATCGACCTCTGCCGGCGTGGAGTACAGATAGAACGACGCTCGCGTGGTCGCAGGAATTCCGTACCGCAGGCAGACCGGGCGCGCGCAGTGGTGACCCACGCGGACCGCGATGCCCTGCTCGTCGAGGACCTGGCCGACGTCATGGGGGTGGATGTCGCCGAGCGTGAAGGAGATCGCCGCGCCGCGGTCCTCGGCCGTCGTCGGGCCGATGATCCGCAGGTCCGGGACCTCCAGGAGCCGCTTCACCGCGTACTCGGTGAGCGCGTGCTCGTGCTGGGCGATCTTGTCCATGCCGATCGAGGAAAGGTAGTCCACGGCCGCGCCGAGGCCGACGGCCTGTGCGATCGGTGGCGTACCGGCCTCGAACTTGTGCGGCGCGGGAGCGTACGTCGACGAGTGCATCGACACGGTCTCGATCATCTCGCCGCCGCCGAGGAACGGCGGGAGGTCCTCCAGGAGCTCCTGCCGGCCCCACAGCACGCCGATGCCGGTCGGGCCGCACATCTTGTGGCCGGTGAACGCCACGAAGTCGGCCTGCAGTGCCTGCACGTCCAGCACCATGTGCGGCGCGGCCTGCGAGGCGTCGATCAGCACCAGCGCGCCGACGTCCTGGGCCCGGCGGACGATCGCCTCGACCGGGTTGACCGTGCCCATGATGTTGGAGACCAGCGTGAAGGAGACGATCTTCGTCTTCTCCGTGATGACCTCTTCGATGTTCGACAGGTCGAGCCGGCCGTCGTCGGTGAGGCCGAACCACTTCAGCTTCGCGCCGGTGCGCTGCGCCAGCAGCTGCCACGGCACGATGTTGGAGTGGTGCTCCATCTCCGTGATGACGACCTCGGTCTCGCTGTCGACACGGTACGGCTCGTCGGCCCAGCCGAGCATGTTGGCCACGAGGTTGAGCGACTCGGAGGCGTTCTTGGTGAAGATGACCTCGTCGCGGCTCGGCGCGTTGATGAACGCGGCGACCTTGTCGCGGGCACCCTCGTACAGCGCCGTGGCCTCCTCGGCGAGCACATGCACACCGCGGTGGACGTTGGCGTTGTGCCGCTCGTAGTACCCGCTGAGTACGTCGATCACCTGGCGCGGCGTCTGGGAGGTCGCCGCGTTGTCCAGGTAGACGAGCTTCTTGCCGTCGTGGAGCACCCGGTCGAGGATCGGGAAGTCCTTACGGATCGCCTCTGTGTCCAGGAGGCCCGGCAGCTGTGTCACGCGGTGACTCCTCCCTTGGTGTACGACTCGTAGCCCTCGTTCTCGAGCTTGTCGGCCAGCTCGGGGCCGCCCGACTCGACGATCCGGCCGTTCGCGAAGACGTGCACGCGGTCGGGCTTGATGTAGCGCAGGATGCGCGTGTAGTGCGTGATCAGCAGGGTGCCGACCTCGCCGCTCTCACGGACGCGGTTGACGCCCTCGGAGACGATGCGCAGGGCGTCGACGTCCAGGCCGGAGTCGGTCTCGTCGAGGACCGCGATCTTCGGCTTGAGCAGCTCCAGCTGAAGGATCTCGTGGCGCTTCTTCTCACCGCCGGAGAAGCCCTCGTTGACGTTGCGCTCGGCGAAGGAGGGGTCCATGTTGAGGCGCTCCATGGCCTCCTTGACCTCCTTCACCCAGGTACGCAGCTTGGGGGCCTCGCCGCGGATGGCGGTGGCGGAGGTGCGCAGGAAGTTGGAGACCGAGACACCGGGGACCTCGACCGGGTACTGCATGGCGAGGAAGACGCCGGCGCGGGCACGCTCGTCGACGCTCATCTCCAGGACGTCCTCGCCGTCCAGGGTGACGGTGCCGCTGGTGATCGTGTACTTGGGGTGGCCGGCCAGCGAGTAGGCGAGCGTCGACTTGCCGGAGCCGTTGGGGCCCATGATGGCGTGGGTCTCGCCCTGCTTCACGGTCAGGTCGACGCCCTTGAGGATCTCCCGGGAAGCGTTGTCGGCTTCGACGGAGACGTGCAGGTCGCGGATTTCAAGCGTTGCCATGGGTGACTCAGGACTCCTGGGTGACGGAGACGAGCACATCGTCCCCTTCGATCTTGACGGGGTATACGGGGACGGGGCGCGTCGCGGGAAGACCGGACGGCTTGCCGGTACGGAGGTCGAAGGCACTGCCGTGGAGCCAGCACTCGATCTGGCAGTCCTCGACCTCACCCTCCGACAGCGAGACGTTCGCGTGCGAGCAGATGTCGTGGATGGCGAACACCTCGCCCTCGGTCCGCACCACGGACACCGGCGTGCCGTCGAGTTCCACCCGCTTCGGGGTGTCCTCCTCCAGCTCGCTCAGCGCACAGGCTTTGACGAAGGCCATCAGGCTGACGCCTCCTGGACCGACGCCTCCAGCTCGGCGTCGATCTTGGCGAGCAGGCGCTCCTCGACGTCCGGCAGACCGATCTGCTGGACCAGCTCGGCGAAGAAGCCGCGGACGACCAGTCGCCGTGCCTCGGCCTCGGGGATGCCGCGGGCCATCAGGTAGAACAGCTGCTCGTCGTCGAAGCGGCCGGTGGCCGAGGCGTGACCGGCGCCGGCGATCTCGCCGGTCTCGATCTCGAGGTTCGGCACCGAGTCGACCCGCGCGCCGTCCGTGAGGACGAGGTTGCGGTTCATCTCGTAGGTGTCGGTGCCCTCTGCCACGGCCCGGATGAGCACGTCGCCGATCCACACCGCGTGCGCGTCGTCGCCCTGCAGCGCGCCCTTGTACACGGCGTTCGACTTGCAGTGCGGCATGTTGTGGTCGACGAGGAGGCGGTGCTCCTGGTGCTGGCCCCTGTCGGTGAAGTACAGGCCCAGCAGCTCGGCCTCACCGCCGGGGCCGGCGTAGGCGACCCGCGGGTGGAGCCGAACGAGGTCGCCGCCGAAGGTGACCACGACCGACTTGAAGGAGGCGTCCCGGCCGACCAGCGCGTTGTGCTGGGCGACGTGCACGGCCTTGTCGTCCCAGTCCTGGACGGAGACGACGGTCAGCTTGGCTCCGTCACCGAGGACGTAGTCGACGTTGGCGGCCAGCACGGCGTCGCCGGTGTGGTCGATGACCACGAGCGCCTCCGCGAAGGCGCCGAGCTCGATCACCTGGTGGCCGAAGGCGGTGCCGCCCTCGCCGTGCACCGCGATACGGATCGGCTCGGTGAGCACGGTCTCCTTCGGCACGCTCACCACGGTGGCCTGCTCGAAGGAGGAGTACGCCTGGGCGGCGACCCGGTCCACCGGGGTGCCGGCCCGGCCGACGCGCGCGTCGTCACGGCCGACCGTCTCGACCATGACGCCGTCGGGGGCGTCGATCGCGACCTTGAGGGCGTTGCCGGTGGCGACGGCGGTGCCGTCGTGCAGTCCGGCGAGGCGCTCCAGCGGAGTGAAGCGCCACTCCTCCTCGCGGCCGTGGGGGACCGGGAAGTCCGCCACGTCGAACGACGGGGGCGCACTCATGCGGGTGGCGACGGTCGACTCGGCGGCCACCGCGATCGAACCGGCGGTGGTGGAGCCCACCGGGATGTTCTGAGCCTCAGCCATGGCTGTCGTCTTGCTCTCTTCCTACGTCAGAAGTCAGTCGCTGCTTACGGTCACGGAGGGCGTCAGCCCACCGAGCCCTCCATCTGCAGCTCGATCAGCCGGTTGAGCTCCAGCGCGTACTCCATGGGGAGTTCCTTGGCGATCGGCTCGACGAAGCCACGCACGATCATGGCCATCGCCTCGAACTCGGTCATACCGCGGCTCATCAGGTAGAAGAGCTGGTCCTCCGAGACCTTGGAGACGGTCGCCTCGTGGCCCATGGAGACGTCGTCCTCGCGGACGTCGACGTACGGGTAGGTGTCCGAACGCGAGATCGTGTCGACCAGCAGAGCGTCGCAGAGCACGTTGGACTTCGCACCCGGCGCGCCCTCGCCGATCTCGATCAGACCGCGGTAGGACGTGCGGCCGCCGCCTCGCGCCACCGACTTGGAGACGATGTTGGACGAGGTGTTCGGGGCCATGTGGACCATCTTGGCGCCGGCGTCCTGGTGCTGGCCCTCGCCCGCGAAGGCGATGGACAGGGTCTCGCCCTTGGCGTGCTCGCCCATCAGGTAGACGGCCGGGTACTTCATGGTCACCTTGGAGCCGATGTTGCCGTCGACCCACTCCATGGTCGCGCCCTCGTACGCCACGGCGCGCTTGGTGACCAGGTTGTAGACGTTGTTCGACCAGTTCTGGATGGTCGTGTAGCGGCAGCGGCCGCCCTTCTTGACGATGATCTCCACCACGGCGCTGTGCAGCGAGTCGGAGGAGTAGATCGGCGCGGTGCAGCCCTCGACGTAGTGGACGTAGGCGTCCTCGTCGACGATGATCAGCGTCCGCTCGAACTGGCCCATGTTCTCCGTGTTGATACGGAAGTAGGCCTGCAGCGGGATGTCCACGTGGACGCCCTTGGGGACGTAGATGAACGACCCGCCGGACCACACGGCCGTGTTCAGCGACGCGAACTTGTTGTCACCGACCGGGATGACGGTGCCGAAGTACTCCTGGAAGAGCTCCGGGTGCTCCTTCAGCGCGGTGTCGGTGTCGAGGAAGATGACGCCCTGCTCCTCCAGGTCCTCGCGGATCTGGTGGTAGACGACCTCGGACTCGTACTGCGCGGCGACACCGGCGACCAGGCGCTGCTTCTCCGCCTCGGGGATGCCGAGCTTGTCGTACGTGTTCTTGATGTCCTCGGGCAGGTCCTCCCACGAGGCGGCCTGCGCCTCGGTGGAACGCACGAAGTACTTGATGTTGTCGAAATCGATGCCCGAGAGGTCGGAGCCCCAGCTCGGCATGGGCTTCTTGTCGAAGAGGCGCAGACCCTTCAGCCGCAGCTTCAGCATCCACTCCGGCTCGTTCTTCTTCGCGGAGATGTCGCGGACGACGTCCTCGTTCAGACCGCGCTTCGCGGCTGCGCCGGCCGCGTCGGAGTCGGCCCAGCCGAATTCGTACTTACCCAGGCCCTCGAGTTCGGGGTGGGCAGTCTCCGTGGGGAGAGTCATGCGGGGTTCCTCCCGGCCGTGCTTGCAGAAGCTGATGGTGTGGTGCTGGTCTGTGTGGTGCTGTCCTGCGGCGCGGTGCCCGGCGGCGAGGTGCCGCTCTGGGGCGCGCCGCGCGGGATGAACGTCGTGCAGACGCCATCGCCGTGGGCGATGGTGGCGAGCCGCTGGACATGCGTCCCGAGGAGCTTCGAGAAGAACTCGGTCTCGGCCTCGCACAGCTGCGGGTACTTCTCAGCCGCGTGGGCGACCGGGCAGTGGTGCTGGCAGAGCTGCTCGCCGACCGGTGCGCTGCGAGCCGTAGCAGCGTACCCGTCGGCGCTGAGCGCCTTGGCCAGCGCTTCGGTGCGTGCCTCGGGAGCGGCGGACTCGACGGCCGCGCGGTACGCCCCGGACTGGGCCTCGATCCGGTCCCGGGCGAAGGCGGCGACCGCGGCCTCCCCGGCCGCCCCTCCTCCGGCGGACCGCTCGATCCAGCGCAGGGCGTCCACCGCCAGCGTGTCGTACGACTGGTCGAAGGCGTCCCGGCCGCAGTCGGTCAGTGCGAACACCTTGGCGGGCCTGCCGCGGGTGCGGGCGCCGTAGACGCGCTGCTCGCGCGGCTCCACGACGTTCTCCGAGACAAGGGTGTCGAGGTGGCGGCGGACGGCCGCCTGGGTGAGTCGCAGGCGGCCCGCGAGGTCGGCCACGGTGGACGGGCCGTGGTCCAGGATGGAGCGCGCGACGCGGTTGCGGGTGGAGTGATCCGACCGCAGACCCGCCGCGAGTTCCTCCTGGGGAGCCTCGCCAACGTTTTTCACAACGCCATTGTTGCGTAATTCCTCAGAGACTGACAAGCGGCGCCCGGAGCAGCGCGCGGTGCCGTGCGTCACTTAGGCAAACCTAAGCTGACCTGCGGAAATGATCACCGGGGGCCCAGCAGGCCAGGTCGGACGGGCACCGGCGCGCACTCGCCCTCGGGGGCCACCGGGGAACCCGCGGGCCGGGCCGCCGCGGCGCGCGCCTAGACTTCCCGGCATGCTGAGCGAGCCTGCCGTCCGGATCCGGGGCCTGGTCAAGCGGTACGGACCCAAGACCGCGGTGGACGGGCTCGACCTCGACGTCGCCACCGGTTCCGTGACCTCCGTCCTGGGGCCCAACGGCGCCGGCAAGACGACCACCATCGAGACCTGCGAGGGCTACTGCCGCG
This genomic interval carries:
- a CDS encoding metal-sulfur cluster assembly factor, producing the protein MSENETVAVKPASEEEVREALYDVVDPELGIDVVNLGLIYGIHIDDSNVATLDMTLTSAACPLTDVIEDQAKSATDGIVNELKINWVWMPPWGPDKITDDGREQLRALGFNV
- the sufC gene encoding Fe-S cluster assembly ATPase SufC, producing MATLEIRDLHVSVEADNASREILKGVDLTVKQGETHAIMGPNGSGKSTLAYSLAGHPKYTITSGTVTLDGEDVLEMSVDERARAGVFLAMQYPVEVPGVSVSNFLRTSATAIRGEAPKLRTWVKEVKEAMERLNMDPSFAERNVNEGFSGGEKKRHEILQLELLKPKIAVLDETDSGLDVDALRIVSEGVNRVRESGEVGTLLITHYTRILRYIKPDRVHVFANGRIVESGGPELADKLENEGYESYTKGGVTA
- a CDS encoding helix-turn-helix transcriptional regulator produces the protein MKNVGEAPQEELAAGLRSDHSTRNRVARSILDHGPSTVADLAGRLRLTQAAVRRHLDTLVSENVVEPREQRVYGARTRGRPAKVFALTDCGRDAFDQSYDTLAVDALRWIERSAGGGAAGEAAVAAFARDRIEAQSGAYRAAVESAAPEARTEALAKALSADGYAATARSAPVGEQLCQHHCPVAHAAEKYPQLCEAETEFFSKLLGTHVQRLATIAHGDGVCTTFIPRGAPQSGTSPPGTAPQDSTTQTSTTPSASASTAGRNPA
- the dapD gene encoding 2,3,4,5-tetrahydropyridine-2,6-dicarboxylate N-succinyltransferase, with product MTDTSSAPRTTGAVAAGLATVTDDGVVLDTWFPAPELAAEPGPAGTERLTAERAVELLGAAAAKAVGPDARRGVEVVAVRTVIASLDDKPLDAHDAYLRLHLLSHRLVKPHGQSLEGVFGLLANVAWTSLGPVAVDQVETVRLNARAEGLHLQVTSIDKFPRMTDYVAPKGVRIADADRVRLGAHLAEGTTVMHEGFVNFNAGTLGTSMVEGRISAGVVIGDGSDIGGGASTMGTLSGGGNVIIAIGERCLIGAEAGVGIALGNECVVEAGLYVTAGTRVTMPDGQIVKARELSGASNILFRRNSVTGTVEARPNNAVWGGLNDVLHSHN
- a CDS encoding non-heme iron oxygenase ferredoxin subunit, with the protein product MAFVKACALSELEEDTPKRVELDGTPVSVVRTEGEVFAIHDICSHANVSLSEGEVEDCQIECWLHGSAFDLRTGKPSGLPATRPVPVYPVKIEGDDVLVSVTQES
- a CDS encoding VOC family protein, which produces MAVSLYQIAIDCHDAPKLARFWAEVLDWQIVYEDPEEIIIGADASALPGIVFLTVPEDKKVKNRLHLDLSPDDRDAEVARIVGLGARRVDVGQDEDATWVVLADPEGNEFCVLRPKKTLLD
- a CDS encoding cysteine desulfurase, producing the protein MTQLPGLLDTEAIRKDFPILDRVLHDGKKLVYLDNAATSQTPRQVIDVLSGYYERHNANVHRGVHVLAEEATALYEGARDKVAAFINAPSRDEVIFTKNASESLNLVANMLGWADEPYRVDSETEVVITEMEHHSNIVPWQLLAQRTGAKLKWFGLTDDGRLDLSNIEEVITEKTKIVSFTLVSNIMGTVNPVEAIVRRAQDVGALVLIDASQAAPHMVLDVQALQADFVAFTGHKMCGPTGIGVLWGRQELLEDLPPFLGGGEMIETVSMHSSTYAPAPHKFEAGTPPIAQAVGLGAAVDYLSSIGMDKIAQHEHALTEYAVKRLLEVPDLRIIGPTTAEDRGAAISFTLGDIHPHDVGQVLDEQGIAVRVGHHCARPVCLRYGIPATTRASFYLYSTPAEVDALVDGLEHVRNFFG
- a CDS encoding DUF4383 domain-containing protein, with the protein product MTTHTRRVTARAPVQQAAMLVGAVFLLVGILGFIPGVTTSYSAMEFASHESGAKLFGIFQISILHNLVHLAFGVAGLALARTASAAYSYLLVGGAIYLALWIYGMAVSQDSDANFVPLNTADDWLHFVLGIAMVGLALLLGRRTTGTGDR
- the sufU gene encoding Fe-S cluster assembly sulfur transfer protein SufU, translating into MKLDSMYQDVILDHYKHPHGRGLRDGDAEVHHVNPTCGDEITLRVKYDGSRIEDVSYEGQGCSISQASASVLNELLVGKELADAQKIQGTFLELMQSKGQIEPDDAMEEVLEDAVAFAGVSKYPARVKCALLSWMAWKDATAQVMGDVAERKTA
- the sufD gene encoding Fe-S cluster assembly protein SufD, which produces MAEAQNIPVGSTTAGSIAVAAESTVATRMSAPPSFDVADFPVPHGREEEWRFTPLERLAGLHDGTAVATGNALKVAIDAPDGVMVETVGRDDARVGRAGTPVDRVAAQAYSSFEQATVVSVPKETVLTEPIRIAVHGEGGTAFGHQVIELGAFAEALVVIDHTGDAVLAANVDYVLGDGAKLTVVSVQDWDDKAVHVAQHNALVGRDASFKSVVVTFGGDLVRLHPRVAYAGPGGEAELLGLYFTDRGQHQEHRLLVDHNMPHCKSNAVYKGALQGDDAHAVWIGDVLIRAVAEGTDTYEMNRNLVLTDGARVDSVPNLEIETGEIAGAGHASATGRFDDEQLFYLMARGIPEAEARRLVVRGFFAELVQQIGLPDVEERLLAKIDAELEASVQEASA
- the sufB gene encoding Fe-S cluster assembly protein SufB; its protein translation is MTLPTETAHPELEGLGKYEFGWADSDAAGAAAKRGLNEDVVRDISAKKNEPEWMLKLRLKGLRLFDKKPMPSWGSDLSGIDFDNIKYFVRSTEAQAASWEDLPEDIKNTYDKLGIPEAEKQRLVAGVAAQYESEVVYHQIREDLEEQGVIFLDTDTALKEHPELFQEYFGTVIPVGDNKFASLNTAVWSGGSFIYVPKGVHVDIPLQAYFRINTENMGQFERTLIIVDEDAYVHYVEGCTAPIYSSDSLHSAVVEIIVKKGGRCRYTTIQNWSNNVYNLVTKRAVAYEGATMEWVDGNIGSKVTMKYPAVYLMGEHAKGETLSIAFAGEGQHQDAGAKMVHMAPNTSSNIVSKSVARGGGRTSYRGLIEIGEGAPGAKSNVLCDALLVDTISRSDTYPYVDVREDDVSMGHEATVSKVSEDQLFYLMSRGMTEFEAMAMIVRGFVEPIAKELPMEYALELNRLIELQMEGSVG